A section of the Alligator mississippiensis isolate rAllMis1 chromosome 8, rAllMis1, whole genome shotgun sequence genome encodes:
- the CHAD gene encoding chondroadherin, whose protein sequence is MDRSSFFLSLLVCLLPVLQACPPSCHCHGGDLQHVICDNVGLKKIPKVPEQTRLLNLQRNNFPVLPTNAFREMKGLVSLHLQHSHIKEISSGAFRGLKQLVYLYLSNNDISVIKMGAFDDLTELTYLYMDNNKISDLPKGLLSPMINLFILQLGSNKIRELRSGAFSGTKDLRWLYLSDNSLSSIQPGALDDVENLAIFHLDKNQLSTYPVAAMNKLRVVEDLKLSHNPMKVIPDNAFQSFGRYLETLSLDNTGLEKFTDHAFSGVTTLKTVHLENNKLTQLPSNFPFGKLEKLTLSNNPWHCSCQLAPLRKWLKASRTRPDGACASPAQYRGQQIRDAAVLRSCKLPTKRSKKGSRH, encoded by the exons ATGGACCGGTCAAGCTTCTTCCTCAGCTTACTGGTGTGCCTCCTTCCCGTTCTCCAGGCATGTCCCccaagctgccactgccacggtGGGGATCTCCAGCACGTCATCTGTGACAATGTGGGGCTGAAAAAGATCCCAAAGGTGCCAGAGCAAACGCGGCTTCTCAACCTGCAGCGGAACAACTTCCCTGTCCTGCCGACCAATGCATTCAGGGAGATGAAAGGGCTCGTgtccctccacctccagcatTCGCACATCAAGGAGATCTCCAGCGGCGCCTTCCGGGGACTGAAGCAGCTAGTCTACCTGTACCTCTCCAATAACGACATCAGCGTCATCAAGATGGGAGCCTTCGACGACCTGACTGAGCTCACCTACCTGTACATGGACAATAACAAGATCTCGGACTTGCCCAAAGGGCTTCTCTCTCCGATGATTAACCTCTTCatcctgcagctgggcagcaacaAGATCAGAGAGCTGAGGTCCGGGGCCTTCAGCGGTACCAAGGACCTGCGCTGGCTCTACCTCTCTGACAACTCCCTCTCTTCCATCCAGCCTGGGGCCCTGGATGATGTGGAAAACCTCGCCATCTTCCACTTGGATAAGAACCAGCTGAGCACTTACCCCGTGGCTGCAATGAACAAGCTGAGGGTGGTGGAAGACCTGAAGCTGTCTCACAACCCTATGAAGGTCATTCCTGACAACGCCTTCCAATCCTTCGGGCGCTACCTGGAGACCCTCAGCCTGGACAACACAGGCCTGGAAAAA TTTACAGATCACGCCTTTTCTGGAGTGACCACCCTGAAGACGGTCCATCTCGAGAACAACAAGCTGACCCAGCTGCCCAGCAACTTCCCATTCGGCAAACTGGAGAAGCTCACCCTGTCCAACAACCCCTGGCACTGCTCCTGTCAGCTAGCTCCTCTGCGCAA GTGGTTGAAGGCCAGCCGCACCCGCCCTGATGGGGCCTGCGCCTCACCAGCTCAGTACCGAGGACAGCAGATCAGAGACGCTGCCGTCCTCCGCAGCTGCAAGCTCCCTACCAAGCGGTCCAAGAAAGGAAGTCGCCATTAA